The following proteins are encoded in a genomic region of Mycolicibacterium confluentis:
- the rpsL gene encoding 30S ribosomal protein S12: MPTINQLVRKGRTDKIAKVKTAALKGSPQRRGVCTRVYTTTPKKPNSALRKVARVRLTSAVEVTAYIPGEGHNLQEHSMVLVRGGRVKDLPGVRYKIIRGSLDTQGVKNRKQARSRYGAKKEKS; this comes from the coding sequence ATGCCAACCATCAACCAGCTGGTCCGCAAGGGTCGCACCGACAAGATTGCCAAGGTGAAGACCGCGGCCCTGAAGGGCAGCCCTCAGCGTCGCGGCGTGTGCACCCGCGTGTACACCACGACCCCGAAGAAGCCGAACTCGGCGCTTCGCAAGGTCGCCCGCGTCAGGCTGACCAGCGCGGTCGAGGTCACCGCCTACATCCCCGGTGAGGGCCACAACCTGCAGGAGCACTCGATGGTGCTGGTGCGTGGTGGTCGTGTGAAGGACCTGCCGGGTGTGCGTTACAAGATCATCCGCGGCTCGCTGGACACCCAGGGTGTCAAGAACCGCAAGCAGGCACGCAGCCGTTACGGCGCCAAGAAGGAGAAGAGCTAA
- the fusA gene encoding elongation factor G: protein MAQDVLTDLTKVRNIGIMAHIDAGKTTTTERILFYTGVNYKIGETHDGASTTDWMEQEQERGITITSAAVTCFWNNNQINIIDTPGHVDFTVEVERSLRVLDGAVAVFDGKEGVEPQSEQVWRQADKYDVPRICFVNKMDKLGADFYFTVQTIKDRLGAKPLVIQLPIGAENDFEGIIDLVEMNAKVWRGETKMGEQYETVEIPADLADKAEQYRNELLEVVAETDDALMEKFFGGEELSIDEIKGAIRKLTVNSEIYPVLCGSAFKNKGVQPMLDAVIDYLPSPLDVESVQGHVPGKEDEVISRKPSVDEPFSALAFKIAVHPFFGKLTYVRVYSGKVESGAQVVNSTKGKKERLGKLFQMHANKENPVERASAGHIYAVIGLKDTTTGDTLCDPNNQVVLESMTFPDPVIQVAIEPKTKSDQEKLGTAIQKLAEEDPTFKVHLDQDTGQTVIGGMGELHLDILVDRMRREFKVEANVGKPQVAYRETIKRAVQNIEFTHKKQTGGSGQFAKVLINLEPFVGEDGATYEFENKVTGGRIPREYIPSVDAGCQDAMQYGVLAGYPLVNVKVTLLDGAYHDVDSSEMAFKIAGSQVMKKAAGQAQPVILEPIMAVEVITPEDYMGDVIGDLNSRRGQIQAMEERSGARVVKAQVPLSEMFGYVGDLRSKTQGRANYSMVFDSYAEVPANVSKEIIAKATGE from the coding sequence GTGGCACAAGACGTGCTCACCGACCTGACCAAGGTCCGCAACATCGGCATCATGGCGCACATCGACGCCGGCAAGACGACGACGACCGAGCGCATCCTCTTCTACACGGGTGTCAACTACAAGATCGGTGAAACGCACGACGGTGCGTCCACCACCGACTGGATGGAACAGGAGCAGGAGCGGGGTATCACCATCACCTCCGCTGCCGTCACGTGCTTCTGGAACAACAACCAGATCAACATCATCGACACCCCCGGTCACGTCGACTTCACCGTCGAGGTGGAGCGTTCGCTGCGCGTGCTCGATGGCGCCGTTGCCGTGTTCGACGGCAAGGAGGGCGTGGAGCCGCAGTCCGAGCAGGTGTGGCGCCAGGCCGACAAGTACGACGTGCCGCGTATCTGCTTCGTCAACAAGATGGACAAGCTGGGTGCGGACTTCTACTTCACCGTGCAGACCATCAAGGACCGCCTCGGTGCCAAGCCGCTGGTCATCCAGCTGCCGATCGGCGCCGAGAACGACTTCGAGGGCATCATCGACCTGGTCGAGATGAACGCGAAGGTCTGGCGCGGCGAGACCAAGATGGGCGAGCAGTACGAGACCGTCGAGATCCCCGCCGATCTGGCCGACAAGGCCGAGCAGTACCGCAATGAGCTGCTCGAGGTCGTCGCCGAGACCGACGATGCGCTGATGGAGAAGTTCTTCGGTGGCGAGGAACTGTCGATCGACGAGATCAAGGGCGCGATCCGCAAGCTGACCGTCAACAGCGAGATCTACCCGGTGCTGTGCGGCAGCGCGTTCAAGAACAAGGGCGTGCAGCCCATGCTGGACGCGGTCATCGACTACCTGCCGTCGCCGCTGGACGTCGAATCCGTGCAGGGCCACGTGCCCGGCAAGGAGGACGAGGTCATCAGCCGGAAGCCGTCGGTCGACGAGCCGTTCTCGGCGTTGGCGTTCAAGATCGCCGTGCACCCGTTCTTCGGCAAGCTCACCTACGTGCGCGTCTACTCGGGCAAGGTCGAGTCCGGTGCCCAGGTGGTCAACTCGACCAAGGGCAAGAAGGAGCGGCTGGGCAAGCTGTTCCAGATGCACGCCAACAAGGAGAACCCGGTCGAGCGGGCGTCCGCCGGTCACATCTACGCCGTGATCGGTCTCAAGGACACCACCACCGGCGACACCCTGTGCGATCCCAACAACCAGGTCGTGCTCGAGTCGATGACCTTCCCGGATCCGGTGATCCAGGTGGCGATCGAGCCCAAGACCAAGAGCGACCAGGAGAAGCTGGGCACGGCGATCCAGAAGCTCGCCGAAGAGGATCCCACCTTCAAGGTGCACCTGGACCAGGACACCGGCCAGACCGTCATCGGCGGCATGGGCGAGCTGCACCTGGACATCCTGGTGGACCGCATGCGCCGCGAATTCAAGGTCGAGGCCAACGTCGGCAAGCCGCAGGTGGCCTACCGCGAGACCATCAAGCGCGCAGTCCAGAACATCGAGTTCACCCACAAGAAGCAGACGGGTGGCTCGGGCCAGTTCGCGAAGGTCCTCATCAACCTCGAGCCGTTCGTCGGCGAGGACGGTGCGACCTACGAGTTCGAGAACAAGGTCACCGGTGGCCGTATCCCGCGCGAGTACATCCCCTCGGTGGATGCGGGCTGCCAGGACGCCATGCAGTACGGCGTGTTGGCCGGCTACCCGCTGGTGAACGTGAAGGTCACGCTGCTCGACGGCGCCTACCACGACGTCGACTCGTCTGAAATGGCCTTCAAGATCGCCGGTTCTCAGGTCATGAAGAAGGCAGCAGGACAGGCCCAGCCGGTCATCCTGGAGCCGATCATGGCCGTCGAGGTCATCACCCCCGAGGACTACATGGGTGACGTGATCGGCGACCTGAACTCCCGCCGTGGCCAGATCCAGGCCATGGAGGAGCGCAGCGGTGCGCGCGTCGTCAAGGCGCAGGTGCCGCTGTCGGAGATGTTCGGCTACGTCGGCGACCTTCGGTCGAAGACTCAGGGCCGGGCCAACTACTCCATGGTGTTCGACTCGTACGCCGAAGTTCCGGCGAACGTGTCGAAGGAGATCATCGCTAAGGCGACTGGCGAATAG
- the rpsG gene encoding 30S ribosomal protein S7, giving the protein MPRKGPAPKRPLVNDPVYGSQLVTQLVNKVLLDGKKSLAERIVYGALEQAREKTGTDPVVTLKRALDNVKPALEVRSRRVGGATYQVPVEVRPERSTTLALRWLVSFSKARREKTMVERLANEILDASNGLGAAVKRREDTHKMAEANRAFAHYRW; this is encoded by the coding sequence ATGCCGCGCAAGGGCCCCGCGCCGAAGCGTCCGCTGGTCAACGACCCGGTGTACGGGTCGCAGCTTGTGACCCAGCTGGTCAACAAGGTTCTGCTGGACGGGAAGAAGTCCCTGGCCGAGCGCATTGTCTACGGTGCGCTGGAGCAGGCTCGCGAGAAGACCGGCACCGATCCGGTCGTCACCCTCAAGCGCGCCCTTGACAACGTCAAGCCGGCCCTCGAGGTCCGCAGCCGCCGCGTCGGTGGCGCCACCTACCAGGTGCCGGTCGAGGTGCGCCCGGAGCGCTCCACCACGCTGGCGCTGCGCTGGCTGGTGAGCTTCTCCAAGGCCCGCCGCGAGAAGACCATGGTCGAGCGTCTCGCCAACGAGATCCTCGACGCCAGCAATGGCCTGGGTGCCGCCGTCAAGCGGCGCGAGGACACCCACAAGATGGCCGAGGCGAACCGGGCCTTCGCGCACTACCGCTGGTGA
- a CDS encoding crotonase/enoyl-CoA hydratase family protein, whose product MDELKTMTYEVTDRVARITFNRPERGNAIVADTPAELAALVERADLDPTVHVILVSGRGGGFCAGFDLGAYADGSSSAGGGGDRRGTVLDGRTQAVNHLPDQPWDPMIDYQMMSRFVRGFASLMHADKPTVVKIHGYCIAGGTDIALHADQVIAAADAKIGYPPMRVWGVPAAGLWAHRLGDQRAKRLLFTGDCITGAQAAEWGLAVEAPEPEDLDERTERLLQRIASMPVNQLIMAKLACNTALLNQGVATSQMISTVFDGIARHTPEGHAFVADATAHGFREAVRHRDEPRGDHGRRASGV is encoded by the coding sequence GTGGATGAGCTGAAGACCATGACCTATGAGGTCACCGATCGGGTCGCGCGGATCACGTTCAACCGGCCCGAGCGGGGCAACGCTATCGTCGCCGACACCCCGGCCGAGTTGGCCGCGCTGGTCGAACGCGCCGACCTCGACCCGACAGTGCACGTGATCCTGGTGTCCGGGCGTGGCGGGGGGTTCTGCGCGGGTTTCGACCTGGGCGCCTACGCCGACGGGTCGTCGTCGGCGGGCGGCGGCGGCGACCGCCGTGGCACGGTGCTCGACGGGAGGACCCAGGCAGTCAACCACCTGCCCGATCAGCCCTGGGACCCGATGATCGACTACCAGATGATGAGCCGGTTCGTCCGGGGCTTCGCGAGCCTCATGCACGCCGACAAGCCGACCGTGGTCAAAATTCACGGCTACTGCATCGCCGGCGGCACGGACATCGCACTGCACGCCGACCAGGTGATCGCGGCCGCCGACGCCAAGATCGGGTACCCGCCGATGCGGGTGTGGGGTGTGCCCGCCGCCGGCCTGTGGGCACACCGACTCGGTGACCAGCGCGCCAAACGCCTGCTGTTCACGGGCGACTGCATCACGGGCGCACAGGCCGCCGAATGGGGGCTCGCGGTCGAGGCGCCCGAACCCGAGGACCTTGACGAGCGCACCGAGCGACTCCTCCAGCGGATCGCCTCGATGCCCGTGAATCAGCTGATCATGGCGAAACTGGCCTGCAACACCGCACTTCTGAACCAGGGCGTGGCGACCTCGCAGATGATCAGCACGGTGTTCGACGGGATCGCTCGGCACACCCCGGAGGGGCACGCCTTCGTCGCCGACGCCACCGCGCACGGGTTCCGCGAGGCCGTGCGGCACCGCGATGAACCGCGCGGTGACCACGGCAGGCGCGCGTCGGGGGTGTGA
- a CDS encoding DUF3060 domain-containing protein, translating to MKRTNWTIGALAATAVVTAAGIAVSPAAQAKFNDTHIIGVGVVQTVDCQDATLFINGANNIITALGSCWAITMQGSSNTVIADNVVNDITVYGFDQTALFKTGNPALVDRGRELGMTNRVDRVPA from the coding sequence GTGAAGAGGACGAACTGGACGATCGGCGCCCTGGCCGCCACTGCCGTTGTGACGGCCGCGGGAATCGCGGTGTCGCCGGCGGCGCAGGCCAAGTTCAACGACACCCACATCATCGGGGTCGGGGTCGTGCAGACCGTCGACTGCCAGGACGCGACGCTCTTCATCAACGGCGCCAACAACATCATCACGGCCCTGGGCAGCTGCTGGGCGATCACGATGCAGGGCTCGAGCAACACCGTCATCGCCGACAACGTCGTCAACGACATCACGGTGTATGGGTTCGACCAGACCGCGCTGTTCAAGACCGGCAATCCCGCCCTGGTCGACCGCGGCCGGGAACTGGGCATGACCAACCGTGTGGATCGGGTGCCCGCCTGA
- a CDS encoding crotonase/enoyl-CoA hydratase family protein gives MSGGVRVERDGPVTTVIMNRPGARNAVNGPAAAELVAAFEEFDSDASASVAVLWGDGGTFCAGADLLAFGTSEVNQTHRTGPGPMGPTRMVLSKPVIAAVSGYAVAGGLELALWCDLRVAEEDAVFGVFCRRWGVPLIDGGTVRLPRLIGHSRAMDLILTGRAVDAQEAHAIGLANRVVPTGQARAAAEELAAELAALPQRCLRADRASALGQWGLSEAEAIDAEFASLSYVAEESLAGARRFADGAGRHGQKA, from the coding sequence ATGAGTGGTGGAGTGCGCGTCGAACGCGACGGCCCGGTGACCACGGTCATCATGAATCGGCCCGGGGCCCGCAATGCGGTCAACGGGCCCGCTGCCGCCGAACTCGTCGCGGCGTTCGAGGAGTTCGACTCCGACGCGTCCGCCTCGGTGGCGGTGTTGTGGGGCGACGGCGGAACCTTCTGCGCGGGAGCCGATCTGTTGGCCTTCGGCACGTCGGAGGTCAACCAGACCCACCGCACCGGTCCCGGTCCGATGGGCCCGACACGCATGGTGCTGTCCAAACCGGTGATCGCCGCGGTGAGCGGCTACGCCGTGGCCGGTGGTCTGGAGTTGGCGCTGTGGTGCGATCTGCGGGTGGCCGAAGAGGACGCGGTCTTCGGCGTCTTCTGCCGGCGCTGGGGTGTGCCGCTCATCGACGGCGGCACTGTGCGGCTGCCCAGACTGATCGGGCACAGCCGCGCGATGGACCTGATCCTGACCGGTCGCGCGGTCGACGCGCAGGAAGCCCACGCCATCGGGCTGGCCAACCGCGTGGTGCCCACGGGTCAGGCGCGCGCGGCGGCCGAAGAGTTGGCCGCCGAACTCGCCGCGCTGCCGCAACGGTGTCTGCGGGCCGACCGCGCATCGGCGTTGGGACAGTGGGGCCTGTCCGAGGCGGAGGCGATCGACGCCGAGTTCGCCAGCCTGTCTTACGTGGCCGAGGAGTCGCTGGCGGGCGCCAGGCGCTTCGCCGACGGCGCAGGCCGGCATGGGCAGAAGGCCTGA
- a CDS encoding acyl-CoA dehydrogenase family protein, producing the protein MSDTHVVTNQVPALEDHNPATSPVLTEAIVREGGEWGLDEIATLGALSGTAQAQRWGELADRNRPVLHTHDRTGHRIDEVEFDPAYHELMRTAITHGLHAAPWADDRPGAHVIRAAKTSVWTPEPGHICPISMTYAVVPALRHNPELSAVYEPLLTSRVYDPELTVPTAKAGITAGMSMTEKQGGSDVRAGTTAAVPNGDGSYSLTGHKWFTSAPMCDIFLVLAQAPGGLSCFLLPRVLPDGTRNRMNLVRLKDKLGNHANASSEVEYDGATAWLVGDEGRGVPTIIEMVNLTRLDCALGSATSMRTGLARAVHHATHRKAFGEYLIDQPLMRNVLADLAVEAEAATMVAFRMAGATDRAVRGDERESLLRRIGLAAAKYWVCKRSTGHAAEAMECLGGNGYVEDSGMPRLYREAPLMGIWEGSGNVSALDTLRAMATRPDSVDVLFDELAQAAGADARLDAHIAQLKPQLGDLETIAFRGRKVAEDICLAMQGALLVRHGHPAVADAFLATRLDRRWGGAYGTMPAGLDVAPILERALVKG; encoded by the coding sequence ATGTCGGACACTCACGTCGTCACGAATCAGGTCCCCGCGTTGGAGGATCACAACCCGGCCACCTCGCCGGTGCTCACCGAGGCCATCGTGCGCGAGGGCGGGGAGTGGGGACTGGATGAGATCGCCACGCTGGGCGCGCTGTCCGGGACCGCGCAGGCTCAACGCTGGGGTGAACTCGCCGATCGGAACCGCCCGGTGCTGCACACCCACGACCGCACGGGCCACCGCATCGACGAGGTCGAGTTCGACCCCGCGTACCACGAGTTGATGCGCACTGCGATCACGCACGGCCTGCACGCCGCGCCGTGGGCGGACGATCGTCCGGGCGCCCACGTCATCCGCGCCGCCAAGACCTCGGTGTGGACACCCGAACCCGGGCACATCTGCCCGATCTCGATGACCTACGCCGTGGTTCCCGCCCTGCGGCACAATCCCGAACTGTCCGCCGTCTACGAACCACTGCTGACTTCTCGGGTCTACGACCCCGAACTCACGGTGCCGACCGCCAAGGCCGGCATCACGGCGGGCATGTCGATGACCGAGAAGCAGGGCGGATCCGACGTGCGGGCCGGCACCACTGCGGCCGTCCCCAACGGCGACGGCAGCTATTCGTTGACCGGGCACAAGTGGTTCACCTCCGCCCCGATGTGTGACATCTTCCTCGTCCTGGCCCAGGCGCCCGGCGGTCTGTCCTGCTTCCTCCTGCCGCGCGTGCTGCCCGACGGCACCCGCAACCGGATGAACCTGGTGCGCCTCAAGGACAAGCTCGGCAACCACGCCAACGCGTCCAGCGAGGTCGAATACGACGGCGCGACAGCGTGGCTCGTCGGCGACGAGGGGCGCGGCGTCCCGACCATCATCGAGATGGTCAACCTGACCCGCCTCGACTGCGCGCTGGGCAGCGCCACCAGCATGCGCACGGGCCTGGCGCGGGCGGTGCATCACGCGACGCACCGCAAGGCCTTCGGCGAGTACCTGATCGACCAGCCGCTGATGCGCAATGTGTTGGCGGACTTGGCCGTCGAGGCCGAGGCCGCGACGATGGTGGCGTTCCGGATGGCCGGGGCCACCGACCGCGCGGTCCGCGGTGACGAGCGTGAGTCGCTGCTGCGCCGCATCGGGTTGGCCGCGGCCAAGTATTGGGTGTGCAAGCGCTCGACCGGGCACGCGGCCGAGGCCATGGAGTGCCTGGGCGGCAACGGCTACGTCGAGGACTCGGGGATGCCGCGGCTGTACCGCGAGGCGCCGCTGATGGGCATCTGGGAGGGCTCTGGCAACGTCAGCGCGCTGGACACGTTGCGCGCCATGGCCACTCGGCCCGACTCGGTGGACGTGCTGTTCGACGAACTCGCGCAGGCCGCGGGTGCCGACGCCCGTCTCGACGCGCACATCGCGCAGTTGAAGCCGCAGCTCGGCGACCTTGAGACGATTGCGTTCCGCGGTCGCAAGGTGGCCGAGGACATCTGCCTGGCGATGCAGGGCGCGCTGCTGGTGCGGCACGGGCATCCGGCCGTCGCCGACGCGTTCCTGGCCACGCGCCTGGACCGGCGATGGGGAGGGGCCTACGGCACGATGCCCGCGGGCCTCGACGTCGCACCGATCCTCGAGCGCGCACTGGTCAAGGGATGA
- a CDS encoding SHOCT domain-containing protein — protein MLVRYLKAQGMVLLCGGLVGPIFLAMYFALGADPLLKWMFWTGLVVTALDVLAALWLANYGANAAAKASLLEQHGTLALARIVGMTETGTRINDRPLVKLTLQVEAPGIAPFTAEDRVIGSIDRLPMLTSRHLAVLVEPGTQNLQIDWNRSALVSGVVPAQFTLDEDGRTYDLSGQAGPLMEIMKILKDNGVPMSSTIDIRSTPAVRRQVMAVVRGAVAPQQSTPDPAPAGAPLGAPPVLAPPPPSTAERLQQLETLRATGAISDAEYTAKRQQILAEL, from the coding sequence ATGCTGGTGCGCTATCTCAAGGCTCAGGGCATGGTGCTTCTCTGCGGTGGTCTTGTGGGCCCGATCTTTTTGGCGATGTACTTCGCCCTGGGTGCCGACCCCCTGCTGAAATGGATGTTCTGGACCGGTCTGGTGGTCACGGCCCTCGATGTGCTGGCCGCCCTGTGGCTGGCCAACTACGGCGCCAATGCCGCGGCCAAGGCGAGCCTGCTGGAACAGCACGGCACCCTGGCGCTCGCGCGCATCGTCGGCATGACCGAAACCGGTACGCGCATCAACGATCGACCGCTGGTGAAGCTGACCCTGCAGGTCGAGGCGCCCGGTATTGCACCCTTCACCGCCGAGGACAGGGTGATCGGGTCCATCGATCGGCTGCCGATGCTGACCTCGCGCCACCTCGCGGTCCTGGTCGAACCCGGCACGCAGAATCTCCAGATCGACTGGAACCGAAGCGCTTTGGTCAGCGGTGTGGTGCCCGCGCAGTTCACGCTCGACGAGGACGGCCGCACCTATGACCTGTCCGGGCAGGCCGGTCCGCTGATGGAGATCATGAAGATCCTCAAGGACAACGGAGTTCCGATGTCCTCCACCATCGACATCCGCTCCACTCCGGCCGTGCGCCGGCAGGTGATGGCCGTCGTGCGCGGTGCGGTCGCGCCCCAGCAGTCCACCCCGGACCCCGCGCCCGCGGGAGCGCCGTTGGGTGCCCCGCCGGTGCTGGCGCCCCCGCCGCCGTCGACCGCCGAGCGACTGCAACAGCTTGAGACCCTGCGCGCCACGGGCGCGATCTCCGACGCTGAGTACACCGCGAAACGCCAGCAGATCCTCGCCGAACTGTGA
- a CDS encoding DUF3060 domain-containing protein yields the protein MRRPVVLIVGAIPALALGLIGCGSDEPAATTQTSGVSAPTGFGRTLHYSSFGTKADIDCGDRRPLDVSGSNNILTVTGTCSSVTISGADNRLRVTDIADSIVVTGLNNTVLYENGEPEITASGTGNDIRRA from the coding sequence GTGCGCCGCCCAGTCGTCCTCATCGTCGGGGCCATCCCCGCACTTGCACTCGGCCTGATCGGCTGCGGCTCGGACGAGCCTGCCGCAACCACCCAGACCTCGGGAGTCAGCGCACCCACCGGCTTCGGCCGCACTCTGCACTACAGCTCGTTCGGTACCAAGGCCGACATCGACTGCGGCGACCGACGCCCACTGGACGTCTCAGGTTCCAACAACATCCTGACGGTCACGGGGACGTGCTCCTCGGTCACGATATCCGGCGCCGACAACCGCCTGCGGGTCACCGACATCGCCGACTCGATCGTCGTCACAGGCCTGAACAACACCGTCCTCTACGAGAACGGCGAGCCCGAGATCACCGCCAGCGGCACGGGCAACGACATCCGACGGGCCTGA
- a CDS encoding PaaX family transcriptional regulator C-terminal domain-containing protein codes for MPTLRRLTARSVVLSVLLGAHPAWASAAELVRLTADFDIKESALRVALTRMVSAGDLVRSADGYRLSDRLLARQRRQDDAVHPRLRAWDGSWVMLVITTVGIDARDRSTLRKALQDSRFAELREGVWLRPDNLEADLPDEVRSVVRVFGVRESAPETLVAQLWDLDAWAAAARDLLATLADAGEMSGRFVAAAGIVRHLLTDPVLPAELLPEGWPADELRRAYTDFADELVARRDPINQLQEANR; via the coding sequence ATGCCGACGCTGAGGCGGCTGACCGCCCGCTCGGTCGTGCTGTCGGTGCTGCTCGGTGCGCATCCCGCATGGGCGTCGGCAGCCGAATTAGTCCGGCTGACAGCCGATTTCGACATCAAGGAGTCGGCGCTGCGGGTCGCGTTGACGCGCATGGTGAGCGCGGGTGACCTGGTGCGCTCGGCCGACGGGTACCGGCTCTCGGACCGGCTCCTGGCGCGTCAGCGCCGCCAGGACGACGCCGTGCATCCCCGGCTGCGGGCATGGGACGGGTCCTGGGTGATGTTGGTGATCACGACCGTGGGCATCGACGCCAGGGATCGCTCCACTCTGCGGAAGGCGCTGCAGGACAGTCGATTCGCCGAACTTCGCGAGGGCGTCTGGCTGCGCCCGGACAACCTCGAGGCCGACCTGCCCGACGAGGTGCGCTCAGTGGTGCGGGTGTTCGGTGTGCGGGAGTCCGCGCCCGAGACGCTGGTGGCGCAGTTGTGGGACCTTGACGCGTGGGCCGCGGCGGCCCGGGATCTGCTGGCGACGCTGGCCGACGCGGGGGAGATGTCGGGGCGGTTCGTGGCGGCCGCGGGCATCGTGCGCCACCTGCTCACCGACCCGGTGCTGCCCGCAGAGTTGCTGCCCGAGGGTTGGCCGGCCGACGAACTGCGCCGCGCCTACACCGATTTCGCCGACGAGCTTGTCGCCCGTCGCGACCCGATCAACCAACTCCAGGAGGCGAACCGATGA
- the tuf gene encoding elongation factor Tu, giving the protein MAKAKFERTKPHVNIGTIGHVDHGKTTLTAAITKVLHDKYPALNESRAFDQIDNAPEERQRGITINISHVEYQTEKRHYAHVDAPGHADYIKNMITGAAQMDGAILVVAATDGPMPQTREHVLLARQVGVPYILVALNKADMVDDEELIELVEMEVRELLAAQDFDEDAPVIKVSALKALEGDPKWVKSVEDLMDAVDESIPDPVRETDKPFLMPVEDVFTITGRGTVVTGRVERGVINVNEEVEIVGIRPTTTKTTVTGVEMFRKLLDQGQAGDNVGLLVRGIKREDVERGQVVVKPGTTTPHTDFEGSVYILSKDEGGRHTPFFNNYRPQFYFRTTDVTGVVTLPEGTEMVMPGDNTDISVKLIQPVAMDEGLRFAIREGGRTVGAGRVTKIIK; this is encoded by the coding sequence GTGGCGAAGGCGAAGTTCGAGCGGACGAAGCCGCACGTCAACATCGGGACCATCGGTCACGTTGACCACGGCAAGACCACGCTGACTGCAGCAATCACCAAGGTTCTGCATGACAAGTACCCGGCGTTGAACGAGTCGCGCGCATTCGACCAGATCGACAATGCGCCCGAGGAGCGTCAGCGCGGTATCACGATCAACATCTCCCACGTGGAGTACCAGACCGAGAAGCGCCACTACGCACACGTGGACGCCCCCGGTCACGCTGACTACATCAAGAACATGATCACCGGTGCCGCCCAGATGGACGGCGCAATCCTGGTGGTCGCCGCCACCGACGGCCCGATGCCGCAGACCCGCGAGCACGTGCTGCTCGCCCGCCAGGTCGGCGTGCCCTACATCCTGGTCGCGCTGAACAAGGCCGACATGGTCGACGACGAGGAGCTCATCGAGCTCGTCGAGATGGAGGTCCGCGAACTGCTGGCCGCCCAGGACTTCGACGAGGACGCCCCGGTCATCAAGGTGTCGGCGCTGAAGGCACTCGAGGGTGACCCGAAGTGGGTCAAGTCCGTCGAGGATCTGATGGATGCGGTCGACGAGTCGATCCCGGACCCGGTCCGCGAGACCGACAAGCCGTTCCTGATGCCCGTCGAGGACGTCTTCACCATCACCGGCCGTGGCACCGTGGTCACCGGTCGCGTCGAGCGTGGCGTGATCAACGTGAACGAGGAAGTCGAGATCGTCGGCATCCGTCCCACCACGACCAAGACCACCGTCACCGGTGTCGAGATGTTCCGCAAGCTGCTCGATCAGGGCCAGGCTGGCGACAACGTCGGTCTGCTGGTGCGCGGTATCAAGCGTGAGGACGTCGAGCGTGGCCAGGTTGTGGTCAAGCCCGGCACCACCACCCCGCACACCGACTTCGAGGGCAGCGTCTACATCCTGTCCAAGGACGAGGGCGGCCGCCACACGCCGTTCTTCAACAACTACCGCCCGCAGTTCTACTTCCGTACCACGGACGTGACCGGCGTGGTGACTCTCCCCGAGGGCACCGAGATGGTGATGCCCGGTGACAACACCGACATCTCCGTGAAGCTGATCCAGCCCGTCGCCATGGACGAGGGTCTGCGGTTCGCGATCCGCGAAGGTGGCCGCACCGTCGGCGCCGGCCGGGTCACCAAGATCATCAAGTAG
- a CDS encoding TetR/AcrR family transcriptional regulator yields MAARPDSPEAGARSRAGGRAPARSTKLSRDVIVNAALTFLDREGWDALTINALANHLGTKGPSLYNHVDSLDDLRRTVRMRVIGDIIGMLNTVGEGRTRDDAVMVMAGAYRSYAHHHPGRYSAFTRMPFGDDDPEYSAATKDAAAPVIAVLESYGLKGEDAFYAALEFWSAMHGFVLLEMTGVMDDVDTDAVFSDMVVRLTTGLTHRS; encoded by the coding sequence ATGGCCGCACGACCTGACTCACCCGAGGCGGGTGCGCGGTCGCGCGCCGGGGGCCGAGCGCCTGCGAGGTCGACGAAACTGAGCCGCGACGTGATCGTCAACGCGGCGCTGACCTTCCTCGACCGGGAGGGCTGGGACGCGCTGACCATCAACGCGCTGGCCAATCACCTCGGGACCAAGGGGCCGTCGCTCTACAACCACGTCGACAGCCTCGACGATCTGCGCCGCACCGTGCGCATGCGCGTCATCGGCGACATCATCGGGATGCTCAACACCGTGGGGGAGGGTCGCACGCGCGATGACGCCGTCATGGTGATGGCCGGCGCCTACCGCAGCTATGCGCACCATCACCCGGGCCGCTACTCGGCGTTCACCCGGATGCCCTTCGGCGACGACGACCCCGAGTACTCGGCCGCCACCAAGGATGCGGCCGCACCGGTCATCGCGGTGCTGGAGTCCTACGGGCTCAAGGGTGAGGACGCCTTCTATGCCGCGCTCGAGTTCTGGTCGGCCATGCACGGATTCGTGTTGTTGGAGATGACCGGTGTGATGGACGACGTCGACACGGACGCCGTCTTCTCGGATATGGTCGTACGACTGACGACGGGCCTGACACACCGAAGCTAG